The Pseudochaenichthys georgianus chromosome 24, fPseGeo1.2, whole genome shotgun sequence genome includes a region encoding these proteins:
- the LOC139433047 gene encoding neurexin-3b-like produces MNPNSLPGHVLLLLSTVLGLSVGLEFTGSEGQWARYLRWDASSRSDLTFQFKTSEPEGLMMYFDDGGYCDFLVLAVSEGKLQLGISIDCAETTITSDKMVNDSRWHFAAINRHNLRTGLAVDGHTKTEDVRPQRRFMKIVSDLFLGGLPADIRTSAITLPSVRELPPFKGIITDLVYGSKLPTLINSQKVRLEMMGLCTENPCENGGICLLADGETYCDCSRTGYVGRYCTEAVQRKPGLAHLKAEQANMQ; encoded by the exons ATGAATCCCAACAGCCTGCCTGGTCATGTCCTCCTGCTGCTAAGTACCGTGCTGGGCCTGAGCGTAGGCTTGGAGTTTACTGGCTCTGAAGGTCAGTGGGCTCGCTACCTGCGCTGGGACGCCAGCTCCAGAAGTGACCTGACATTTCAGTTCAAGACTTCCGAACCAGAAGGCCTCATGATGTACTTCGACGACGGCGGCTACTGCGACTTCCTAGTTCTCGCCGTATCCGAGGGTAAGCTACAGCTTGGCATAAGCATTGACTGCGCGGAGACCACCATCACCTCGGACAAGATGGTCAACGACAGCCGCTGGCACTTCGCCGCCATCAACAGGCACAATTTGAGGACTGGCTTGGCCGTGGATGGCCACACCAAGACGGAAGACGTGCGGCCCCAGAGACGCTTCATGAAGATCGTTAGCGACCTCTTCCTGGGAGGGCTACCAGCGGACATCCGCACATCTGCCATCACCCTGCCCTCTGTCCGTGAGCTGCCACCGTTCAAGGGAATTATCACAGACCTTGTTTATGGAAGTAAGCTGCCAACGCTCATCAATAGTCAGAAGGTACGCTTGGAGATGATGGGCCTTTGCACGGAGAACCCCTGCGAGAATGGCGGGATCTGCTTGCTGGCAGATGGAGAAACCTACTGTGACTGCTCCAGAACGGGATATGTGGGTCGATACTGCACAGAAG CAGTCCAGAGAAAACCAG GCCTCGCACACCTGAAGGCAGAGCAAG CTAACATGCAGTGA